CTTGATCCGCCGGATAAGCCGTCCCGTCCCGCTGTCGAAGATGCTGACCTGATTGTCGTCGCGATCTGCGGTGGCGACCAGCAGGCCATCATGGCTGACAGCGACACCCGCCGGCGCGGTCCCCGTTTCGGCGATCCAGACCTGTTTCAGCTCGCCATCCAGCCGCATCAGCTTTCCGTTGAACCAGTCGGTGACGAAAACCCCGCCATTCGGTGCGACGGCGACACCGAAAGCTCCTTCGCCCAGTTCCCTGCGATCGATGATGCGGGCTTTCTCGTCCAACACGCTCAATCGCCCGGTATCGGCGGAAATAACATAGGCGCGCCCGGTTTTCGGATCATAGGCGACCGGGGCGGGAGCACCGTCCACGGGGGTCTGTGCGACGATCTCGTGGCTTTTAAGATCGAGAATCGAGACGGCATTGCCGTTCTGCGAGGTGATGAAGGCGAGATCCGCCGCCAGCGCGGAGGAGATCGGCAAAAGTGATGCCAAAAGGAAAATGGCGGCACCGTGCATCGCCAAGGCCAGTGGATTGCGCCCCGCGATGGCTGGGGGCCAGTTTGCGGCGATCTGCCGCAAATCGCGGTGCAACGCGCGTTGCCTGTGTACGCGCTGTGTACGCGTTGTGCACGTGCGGTGTACGGATGTCACGGCCGGATTTCCCAGTAATTGCTTGTCAGGAACGACCAGCTATTGCATCCGGCGCAACGGTGCAACGCACGATGGCGTTGCACCGCCTATCCGGGGCTATTCGACTTTGCCGAACCTTTCGGTGAGCGCGTCCATCCCGGCCTGATAGATCTCCTCTACCGCTGCGACCGCGGCTTCGTCATTCAGCTCCGCAGGGGGATCGTTGTTCGGAAAACCGCGGTAAAAGCCCGCTTTCCAGATCACCTCGGCCTTGCCGTCCTTGTCCTTGACCTGCAGCGTCGAAGAGTAATTCGTCACCGGCAGAACCTCGACCGCGACATCGGTGATCATGTATTTGTACGTGCGTTTTTCCGGGTCCCACCCGATCAGTTGCTCGGTGATCGTCGGGTCGCCTTCGTCGGCCTTCAGATGCAGCACGCGCGTGGATTCGTCAGGAATATCAACGGGTGCGCCCTCGGGTGTCATCTCGGTCGAGGCAACTGCGGGGTGCCAGCCCATATCGTCGAAATGCCCGATCGCCTCCCAGACCTCGTCGG
This region of Paracoccus saliphilus genomic DNA includes:
- a CDS encoding YncE family protein, producing MHRDLRQIAANWPPAIAGRNPLALAMHGAAIFLLASLLPISSALAADLAFITSQNGNAVSILDLKSHEIVAQTPVDGAPAPVAYDPKTGRAYVISADTGRLSVLDEKARIIDRRELGEGAFGVAVAPNGGVFVTDWFNGKLMRLDGELKQVWIAETGTAPAGVAVSHDGLLVATADRDDNQVSIFDSGTGRLIRRIKTAGEHPFAVTFHGGRLWTADVMGDAMSVIDPIGGKLVGQIETGSHPYGIAFAEGRGFVTNQYDSTLTVFDPESLEVLGEVETGDYPEGIAPLPDGSGIVVANWDSDTVTVVDAKKLEATAEIEMPAGPRAFGQFTGRQVEP
- a CDS encoding SRPBCC family protein, translating into MKLNLLAVTLGAALALTGMANAHGPSRQKAQMSVTLDASPDEVWEAIGHFDDMGWHPAVASTEMTPEGAPVDIPDESTRVLHLKADEGDPTITEQLIGWDPEKRTYKYMITDVAVEVLPVTNYSSTLQVKDKDGKAEVIWKAGFYRGFPNNDPPAELNDEAAVAAVEEIYQAGMDALTERFGKVE